Proteins encoded within one genomic window of Deinococcus grandis:
- a CDS encoding ATP-binding protein — translation MGDDDLPTVPGGLDLLRLAFENLFGNAIKYTAGRVQARIELGVTTACPDPVVYMQEDGVGFDPRYVDRLFDEKAFQVIGMSLVNVQQIIERHGRTVYQEFPGRKKARRERRPKREGIELPRSHGPSCEVTMPRTPSLSRSVITALLNRATSISAVVPYGTVGKSTLCQSLAQETFASTADLKRRARNAPDGAFLAVDFVMVPHAGVEMEGVTYHYSGQAHTRLGHQFTSAALVKFGEDPVPLLERFKVSQRLETSQYPYRTATQEMIHTVNACRTAGVPIAGLLLDGEFGRDAAVTFSQETQIAVLIRAKASMTVQFEGESLTLDALGQKFPPQRCHPYDAFGWRVRRLRVSREVGDFDVLIVWRKVHGEWTRFFLFKTCCAVEVGAGRFKGVAA, via the coding sequence ATGGGTGACGATGACCTGCCGACTGTGCCGGGCGGCCTGGACCTGCTGCGGCTGGCCTTCGAGAACCTGTTCGGGAACGCCATCAAGTACACCGCGGGCCGCGTGCAGGCACGGATCGAGCTGGGGGTCACGACTGCCTGCCCTGACCCAGTGGTCTACATGCAGGAAGACGGGGTCGGATTCGATCCGCGGTACGTGGATCGCCTGTTCGACGAGAAGGCATTCCAAGTGATCGGAATGAGTCTCGTGAACGTGCAGCAGATCATCGAACGGCACGGCAGGACCGTCTACCAAGAGTTTCCAGGCAGGAAAAAAGCTCGACGAGAACGAAGGCCCAAGAGGGAGGGGATTGAACTTCCCCGGTCTCATGGGCCTTCATGCGAAGTGACTATGCCTCGCACCCCCAGCCTATCGCGAAGCGTCATCACGGCGCTGCTGAACCGAGCCACCAGCATCAGTGCCGTCGTCCCCTACGGCACCGTCGGGAAAAGCACCCTGTGCCAATCCCTGGCGCAGGAGACCTTCGCGTCCACAGCTGATCTCAAACGTCGAGCCAGGAACGCGCCCGATGGCGCGTTCCTGGCCGTTGATTTCGTCATGGTGCCTCACGCCGGGGTGGAGATGGAAGGCGTGACCTACCACTACAGCGGTCAGGCCCACACCCGACTCGGTCATCAATTCACCTCAGCGGCCCTCGTCAAGTTCGGCGAAGATCCGGTGCCGCTCCTGGAGCGCTTCAAGGTCTCCCAGAGGCTCGAAACATCCCAGTATCCCTATCGCACCGCCACGCAGGAGATGATCCACACCGTCAACGCGTGCCGCACGGCCGGTGTGCCGATCGCGGGGCTCTTGCTGGACGGAGAGTTCGGTCGAGATGCCGCCGTGACTTTCAGTCAAGAAACCCAGATCGCCGTGCTCATCCGGGCGAAAGCGTCGATGACGGTGCAGTTTGAGGGTGAGTCCCTCACCCTCGATGCCCTGGGCCAGAAGTTTCCGCCACAACGTTGCCACCCGTACGACGCGTTCGGGTGGCGAGTCCGTCGCCTGCGCGTGTCACGTGAGGTGGGTGACTTCGATGTCCTCATCGTGTGGCGCAAGGTGCATGGTGAATGGACCCGGTTTTTCCTGTTCAAGACCTGTTGCGCAGTAGAGGTCGGAGCAGGTAGGTTCAAGGGTGTTGCGGCTTGA
- a CDS encoding IS630 family transposase (programmed frameshift), protein MPGWQPTHYSRAQLEERRLAALAWIERGTHRNQEIANHFGVSVHTVYTWKARLRRNGGLKATIASGATSRLTAAQHEQLRTFLREGAVHHGFPDPTWTTRRVTDLIGRHFDVWYHHDHVRKILRQLGFTPQMPDGRAAERNELRIASWKEQVAPELEKKVAEGATLVYLDEVGFSLKGVRRRTWSTRGVTPLVTLPANWEKLSTIGAITSDGRFFQQTKSGAIRSGDVIRFFQHLLRHVQGEIVVVLDNAGIHRAKATQAFVGLHERLSLVFLPPYAPELNPIELVWAYVKRNMLGNFCARSVSELQAKLVTAWQRVRYIDLPHQLMNANLCRYQ, encoded by the exons ATGCCCGGTTGGCAACCGACCCACTACTCCCGCGCTCAACTCGAGGAGCGCCGCCTCGCCGCTCTCGCATGGATTGAACGCGGAACCCATCGGAACCAAGAGATTGCGAATCACTTCGGTGTCTCCGTCCATACGGTCTACACCTGGAAAGCACGACTACGACGCAATGGTGGCTTGAAGGCCACCATTGCCAGTGGCGCAACCTCGCGGCTCACAGCGGCACAACACGAACAATTGCGCACCTTCCTGCGGGAGGGTGCGGTGCACCACGGGTTCCCTGATCCGACGTGGACGACACGTCGGGTCACTGATCTGATCGGACGTCACTTTGACGTGTGGTATCACCACGACCACGTCCGAAAAATCCTTCGCCAGTTGGGTTTCACGCCGCAAATGCCGGATGGGCGGGCGGCAGAGCGCAATGAACTCCGGATCGCGTCCTGGAAAGAACAGGTCGCACCGGAGTTG GAAAAAAAGGTCGCTGAGGGCGCGACCCTGGTGTATCTGGATGAGGTCGGGTTCTCGCTGAAAGGCGTACGACGGCGCACGTGGTCGACCAGGGGCGTGACGCCCCTGGTCACGCTCCCGGCCAATTGGGAGAAACTCTCGACCATCGGTGCGATCACGTCGGATGGGCGGTTCTTCCAGCAGACGAAGTCTGGGGCGATTCGGAGTGGGGACGTCATCCGATTCTTCCAGCACCTGCTCCGCCACGTTCAGGGGGAGATCGTGGTGGTGCTGGATAACGCCGGGATCCACCGGGCGAAGGCAACACAGGCGTTCGTGGGTCTCCACGAACGCCTGTCGCTGGTGTTTTTGCCACCCTATGCGCCGGAGTTGAACCCGATCGAGCTGGTGTGGGCGTATGTGAAGCGCAATATGCTGGGGAACTTCTGTGCCCGCTCGGTCTCGGAGCTGCAAGCAAAGCTTGTGACGGCTTGGCAGCGGGTTCGGTATATCGACTTGCCTCATCAGCTCATGAATGCGAATTTATGCCGCTATCAATAG